In one bacterium genomic region, the following are encoded:
- a CDS encoding ABC transporter permease has translation MRSATRRSRGWGTLARREWPAALGGVFLTALILLAAGAPWITAYTYDRQDLDHLFQGPSAAHWFGTDQFGRDVSTRIVYGARITLAVGSSAVLAESLVGVAWGTVAGFYGGTLDNVLMRIVDLLIAFPSMLLAILVTGIFGPSLVNIVLALALTAWPGTARIIRSEVVALREREFIEGARALGASAVRILIRHLVPNVMHLVVVRATLDVSALILIEATLSFIGIGVQPPRPSWGLMISESFQYLQSHPHLVIVPAAVLSLTVVSFNLVGGSLTAAFDPRKRSA, from the coding sequence GTGCGGTCCGCCACGAGACGCTCCCGCGGCTGGGGGACGCTGGCGCGGCGGGAGTGGCCGGCTGCGCTGGGAGGAGTGTTTCTCACGGCGCTGATCCTCCTCGCCGCCGGGGCGCCGTGGATCACCGCATACACCTACGATCGCCAGGATCTCGACCACTTATTTCAGGGGCCGTCCGCGGCGCACTGGTTCGGGACCGATCAGTTCGGGCGGGACGTATCGACGCGGATCGTCTATGGCGCTCGGATCACGCTGGCGGTGGGGTCCTCCGCCGTGCTCGCCGAGTCGCTCGTCGGGGTCGCCTGGGGGACCGTTGCGGGGTTCTACGGCGGAACGCTGGATAACGTGCTGATGCGGATCGTCGACCTACTCATCGCGTTCCCATCGATGCTCTTGGCGATCCTGGTCACGGGGATCTTCGGGCCGAGCCTCGTCAACATCGTCCTGGCGCTCGCGCTCACGGCCTGGCCGGGGACCGCGCGCATCATCCGGAGCGAGGTCGTGGCGCTGCGCGAACGAGAGTTCATCGAAGGCGCCCGGGCGCTCGGCGCGTCTGCGGTGCGGATCCTGATCCGGCACCTCGTCCCCAACGTGATGCACCTGGTCGTCGTGCGGGCGACGCTCGATGTCAGCGCCCTCATTTTGATCGAGGCCACGCTCAGCTTCATCGGGATCGGCGTACAGCCCCCGCGGCCGAGCTGGGGGTTGATGATCAGCGAGAGCTTCCAGTACCTGCAGAGCCATCCCCATCTCGTCATCGTCCCCGCCGCGGTGCTCTCGCTGACCGTGGTCTCATTCAACCTCGTGGGCGGATCGTTGACGGCGGCGTTCGATC